One Electrophorus electricus isolate fEleEle1 chromosome 13, fEleEle1.pri, whole genome shotgun sequence DNA segment encodes these proteins:
- the mrpl57 gene encoding ribosomal protein 63, mitochondrial isoform X1 has product MNIGATGEKVWHIEVKILKKVRSSMFLTLALFRKGIPGKQWIGKHRRPRAVTWQMKRNMLHKLEREAENEYWISRPYINQEQEYGHAAVRRQHTWMKIKAERQAKFPEHKYISDHLHHLNITKRWSS; this is encoded by the exons ATGAATATTGGCGCAACTGGAGAAAAGGTCTGGCATATAGAGGTTAAGATACTGAAAAAAG TCAGATCCAGCATGTTCCTGACTTTAGCACTGTTCCGAAAGGGGATTCCAGGCAAGCAGTGGATAGGGAAGCACCGTCGTCCACGTGCAGTCACCTGGCAGATGAAGAGGAACATGCTGCATAAACTGGAGCGTGAGGCAGAAAATGAGTACTGGATTAGCCGACCATACATAAACCAGGAACAGGAGTATGGACATGCAGCCGTACGGCGACAGCATACTTGGATGAAGATTAAAGCTGAGAGGCAGGCCAAGTTTCCAGAACACAAGTATATAAGTGATCACCTACATCACCTCAACATCACCAAAAGATGGTCCAGCTAA
- the mrpl57 gene encoding ribosomal protein 63, mitochondrial isoform X2 — MFLTLALFRKGIPGKQWIGKHRRPRAVTWQMKRNMLHKLEREAENEYWISRPYINQEQEYGHAAVRRQHTWMKIKAERQAKFPEHKYISDHLHHLNITKRWSS, encoded by the coding sequence ATGTTCCTGACTTTAGCACTGTTCCGAAAGGGGATTCCAGGCAAGCAGTGGATAGGGAAGCACCGTCGTCCACGTGCAGTCACCTGGCAGATGAAGAGGAACATGCTGCATAAACTGGAGCGTGAGGCAGAAAATGAGTACTGGATTAGCCGACCATACATAAACCAGGAACAGGAGTATGGACATGCAGCCGTACGGCGACAGCATACTTGGATGAAGATTAAAGCTGAGAGGCAGGCCAAGTTTCCAGAACACAAGTATATAAGTGATCACCTACATCACCTCAACATCACCAAAAGATGGTCCAGCTAA